The following is a genomic window from Candidatus Binataceae bacterium.
CGGTTAACCATGCGGGCTGGCGTACATGTCACCGCTCTTTCAACTCTCCACGATGACAGCTCTTCGGCCTGATTGGTGATGGTTGGCTGGGTGGCCTGCCTAAAACTGGAAAGAACGTCACCCTTCGGCGATTACATGCGCGATCGCCTCGCGCGCCGTATGCGTGATGCTCAAATGAAACACGCTGATGTTTTTCTTGCGCGCGAACGCCGCCGATTTCCCATGCAGCACGAGAGTGGGCGCTTTGCCGCGCTCGCGCACCACTTCGATTTCGCTCCAGCCGACGTTGCGGTTCCAACCGGTCCCCATCGCCTTCATCGCGGCTTCCTTTGCGGCAAACCGCGCCGCATAGCT
Proteins encoded in this region:
- the acpS gene encoding holo-ACP synthase, whose translation is MAKILGTGIDAIEVDRIERALLREPTGERFRARVFTEGEIKYCESRGVPRYQSYAARFAAKEAAMKAMGTGWNRNVGWSEIEVVRERGKAPTLVLHGKSAAFARKKNISVFHLSITHTAREAIAHVIAEG